The genome window GGGTGGTTGTGTTGCTAATTGTATTGTTGTGGTCTCCAGGAATATGGGTGCTTACGTTGCTAATTGTTATGTTAGGGTCCCCAGGACTAGGGATGGTTATGTTGCTAATTGTAGTGTTTTGGTCTTCGGGAATATGAGTGGTAATGTTGCTAATTGTAGTGATATGGTCTTCAGGAATATGAGTGGTAATGTTGCTAATTGTAGTGATATGGTCTTCAGGAATATGAGTGGTAATGCTGCTAATTGTACTGTTATGTTCTTCAGGAATATGAGTGGTAATGTTGCTAATTCTAGTGTTATGTTCTTCAGGAATATGAGTGGTAATGCTGCTAATTGTACTGTTATGTTCTTCAGGAATATGAGTGGTAATGTTGCTAATTCTAGTGTTATGTTCTTCAGGAATATGAGTGGTAATGTTGCTAATTCTAGTGTTATGTTCTTCAGGAATATGAGTGGTAATGTTGCTAATTCTAGTGTTATGTTCTTCAGGAATATGAGTGGTAATGTTGCTAATTCTAGTGTTATGTTCTTCAGGAATATGAGTGGTAATGTTGCTAATTCTAGTGTTATGTTCTTCAGGAATATGAGTGGTAATGCTGCTAATTGTACTGTTATGTTCTTCAGGAATATGAGTGGTAATGTTGCTGATTCTAGTGTTATGTTCTTCAGGAATATGAGTGGTAATGTTGCTAATTCTAGTGTTATGTTCTTCAGGAATATGAGTGGTTATGTTGCTAATTCTAGTGTTATGTTCTTCAGGAATATGAGTGGTAATGTTGCTAATTCTAGTGTTATGTTCTTCAGGAATATGAGTGGTTATGCTGCTAATTGTGCTGTTTTGGTCAGgactagtggtggtggttgtgaggGTATGACTACTTGTGATATTAATTGTTGCAAGACTGGTGATGTTGCCAGATGAAATCATTGCTGTAGATGCAGTTCCATCCCCGACCCTTCCTGAACGGCTAGCCGCACTAACTAAGGCAACTGTAGTAGTCGTTGCTGCAGGGGTATTTGTGGTAGATGGTGGTGAGGAAGTTACAGTTGCTGTTGTACGTGCTACAAGAGGTAGTGTGGCTTTTATTGGAAGTTGACCTAAGGAATAAAGAACATATTTGTGATTCCTGCTTTATTTGACTAATAACTGTTTTTTAAGCTATTTACAAAACAGTTTTTTTAACATACAAATGAATCAGGCTGCTGCACAGCAGAAGTAGATAAGGTTGCCATCTTCTTTACCTTCAGTATAGGCGAGGTCCAGGTCAAGGGTTTTGGATTTATTTGATTGGATATGAATGGAAAGTAGACCTTTAGCTAAAGTTGGAATGTTCATGAATGTAGTCCCAAACATTAATGTCGAGTTTGCAATGACTGATCCATTACTGCAAGAGTGAGACCAGTAGTAAAAATAATTATAATTGTCAATGTCCTTAAAAATGATTTTTGTTTCAATGGCATAATTTTAAATTCAACATTAGAGCTCACCTGAAGATTATATCAAATACACCCATATATTTGTCAGACTCTGGCAAAGAGCTGTGGACGTCATCCATCTGAAAAAGAAAGACACAGCAATCAGAGGAGCACTTTAGTATTATCCTACAAGCCTACAAGGCATGTCTTCACATTTTTACTTGTTTGAATATTGAGGATATTGTAACAGGTTGTAAGGGAGGTATCTATAGTATCCTTGTCTATGGTGTAGTGGAGTGGTTCAACTGGAGTGTGAACTAGTAGTGATGGCTCGTTTTTGCTGTTTACTGTTAAAATAGTGCTCACTGCTAGGTGTTGAAGAGCTGATGATGTTGATGACATAGAAATACAATGAATAGAACAGACTTGGGAACatctaaccctggcaatttgacagGTAAACTCATTGGTACACTCGCAATGGTTGCTTGGTATAAATGCAGTAAAGAAGTCAATGGAACTTgaccaaaacaatggaaatgCTGTGGAAATGTGTGGGGGGAAAATGCCGTGGGGGAAAGATCTGGAGGCTCACCAGCAAAATGTGCCTACATATTAAGGCTATTGTTAATGTGTGTACTATGTTTGTATAGATGTCAACCCTAATACATTTATGTCATCAtcaccaatcaactgcattacagttaaaAGCGACTTTGACTTCTACCACTGAttgtatgctagctatgctaccGGCTTATACGAACAAGAGTTAGCACTTAGAAGTCACTTCTTCTAAGCCTGAAAGGGACTACTTCTAAATGTTATGCAGCGAAAACAGTCAAATATATCAAAATCAGACTTTAGTAACCACATTGTGGGCCTGTTAATATACATCAATCATGACGTATTTGACGAATATACACTTTGCTAGATCATATCTGTTGAATGTGCGCCAATCCAGCGTCATTCTTCTATACCCCACAGTCTGTGTTCCCTTGACCTTTTAACCACATATATTGTGATGCAATCCTTTCCATAGAAATGTAGAATCTTCATTCAAATGATAATAAgtgatgtggctcatgcaatataatatttttttaaaatttcAGTTGAGTTaaatcaacaaatcacagcatATTTTGaggggtacacttcctgcttttacttcctgcttttatCCAATGGGTACACTTGCAATggccgccagtccacccattTACCAcaattgacttgaatggggatgcccgttctattaattatatttctatggtggGTGACTTGTCTTGGCAAGCATGAAGTATCTCCAGGACAAAGAGTTATTTTGTGGGTATAGACTGAGTGATGAGTTTAAGCTCTATGGACAGACTTGAGCAGTAAAAAACACACTCTTACCATCTGTTCCACCTGTTTCCTCAGCTGTTTGTACTCCTTAGAGCTTTGATTATTGAGTGACTCAGTGTAAATCTGGTTGGTGATTCTGACGCATAAGTAGTATGCGGACAGCGTAGCTGGGGTGGTCTTGTCACTGCTGCTGGGGGTTGCCCTCCGTAAACGGGAAACAGGCACAACATCAGCAAAGAAAAGGAGTGCTGTACAGGAGAATGGGAAACAAGCCGAAATTCAGAAATGAGCAGAAATACTGTTGGACAGCCATCTAATAAATTACTGCCATTACCCTTAGAGACTGACTGATTGAAGTGCCAATTACAGCCAATAAAGGATGCCTTGTACCGTGGAAATGATTATCTGTAAACAGACACTGAGTTGAAAGGGGGGGTCACCATCTGTGATCTCAATCACTGCAATAATGCATTATTTAGACTAATTTATTCCAAAACAAAGTTTGCAAATGTGTTTTCTCAGTGCGGGAAATAAGTTGTTTTGTCTTATCCCAGGGTTTTGTCTTATCCCAGGGTTTTGTCTTATCCCAATATTTGATTGAGTGGTGTCGATTGTAAATCCATAATACTATTCTGCATAGCCCTGAAGACATTTTATACATTATGACAGATTGACAGATTATGATAGATGTTTTGctaagatttaaaaaatattctCAGTGTGCGTTTTATCGGCAGTATATTGGCATCACTTGAGGCACCTGAGGAAGCAacttaaagtaaaaaaaataactATTTTTTAAATTGGCCAAAATGTCATCAAGAAGGCTGCAGAGCAGCCGGGGACAAGATAATCATGAAAAAGTGGTATTCTGGTTGTGTGCTGATAAGGTTTGATTCTCCGTAAACCACAAAGTATGATTTACTtagatacaggtaactgacaaaataaaagaaacaccaacataaaatgTCTTAATtgggtgttgggccaccacgagccagagcAAGTGTAGgttacagtacaacacagtccaatgcttcccatgcaacagtggttcccaacctttttcggtTACTGTTTCACCAACAGAATTTTGCTCTACCcggagtacccctgaagtacaccctcatgtgcattttaccagtaggcctatgggctcatgagtcttctcaagtaccttCTGTGGATAGGCCGAGTACCTCCAGGGGTCttagtacccctggttgggaatcTCTGCCCTACAATAGAAGTCTTTAAAGAAATGTAATGTGTAAAtgtgttatagtctacatatttTTGTATAATCAACACAATAAGATGCATGGAagagtagatagatagatagatagatagatagatagatagatagatagatagatagatatagatagatagatagatagatagatagatagatagatagatagacataccTGAAACAGCCAAAGTAAGAATAATCCCAAATTTGATTGGTCTTTTCTCCATGATGTATCATACAGGTAGACTAACGTTTTTAAAAGAAAAGCCAAATACACACAGTGGACGTTGGGAAGTAACCTGGTTGCTTACTTGATGAGAAACTATTTCTGTCTGAAAGAAACGGTTATTTTATCATCCAGATAATTGTGCAGGTAGGACAGGTGTATGGCGCGGGCGGACCCTAGAATATGAGTGTGCGCGTTGGAAGAGAACGTAAATATAGACATTCGTGGTGTATGACGCCAACCAGTGGCCAGAAGGATTTGCTATCGGAGTATCAGTTTCACCTTGATGCTGTAAACCTTTGAGAAACAAGGCACAAAAAAGGCATGAGGCAAAATCAACAGCCTGACACAGCCACTATTTAGTCAACTGAGGGAaactactctcaaattcataaATGGAGCAATGGCAAGGACTGACAGCCAATGTGGTCGACATGATGTTTGCAAAGACTAAAATAACGACAAAAACATAAACCACCCTTTGATTTTGATAAACGATAGCATTAGTCTTGTACTAAAAGTTGTACTAAAATCATGTATATCTTTCCAGAATAAATGGTTGTGTATCATTCATTGAAATTGATATTGAACAACAGGAAACCCTTACAAAAAAATATTTCCGTTTTGAAACTGCTgtcgactgtggtattttggacgcAGTGATTGCAGAATATCTACACAGCTAAATTACTGCAGTAAAAATTAGGTTTTTATTTTGGAACCAGTATTTGCAGCATActacagttatactgcactctaactgcaGTCTGACTCCAATCTTTTTTTGTAAGGAAGATTGTGCACGTCATTGACAATTTCCCTCATCCGTATGTGGAACCCTTGTCTTCTACTCGGAAAACTGATGACAGCGGTATCTGAATTAAGGACATGCAGTGGTTAGCCTACTTACTGTTTTATTTTTCCAGAAACACAAGCGAGAATGCAATTGAAACAACTTCGCAACGTAATCTAGGTAGTTAAAACTTGCCTACAAGTGCACGATTGTTACTTACCTGCAACAATGAGACCTTTTCTCCCTGATAACAGTAATCAAATACACATTGTGACACAACTTTCTTTCTTCCTATCGCCCTCAATCCCATCCATGCCCAAaattcgccctctctctctcgcgcacaCCCTCTCTCCTATAGATGGGACATATATAAAGGTAAGGGGACAAGATGTGACGTAGTTGGGGACATGTAGGCTACAATTTTGTGTACTGGGATGTCAGGGTATCGAAAAATTGAGAACAGGGAGGTGATTTATAATACTAACACTGTCAAGTGGATTAACCTTATTTGTACTTCTTGGCACATTCGCCACCACGTTGTTCTGCCACCCTATTTCACAACATTGATGTAAAAAGTGTAATCCCACTTGCAATCCTGAGGCTTTGAAAGTATATTACAACTGTTAACTGTTTTCACTTGTGTGAAGGAAATTCCATTGATTAAAAAAAAGTGTCTGTTTAGCACATTTTAAGCCATGTGATGACTTGAGTCAGTGCTGCCCTGTTGTCTGCAATGatggaggagtggtgtgagttcGTGACCTATTTCGGTACATAGATATTCCACACTCTTTGGCAATCTCAGCAGTTTGGCACTTGATATGTGTGCTAGAACACCTCATCCTAAAGATGTGTTCAAGTTGGATGCAGGTGACATTTCTCCTTGCACACTTGATTGTTGGTAAGATTATTGAAATGCACAACATCTACTATTGTTGTATATGACTGTACATTAAATATCAAGTTGCAGATGATTTAGTCTCTATAGTCAGACTTTTAACTATGTGTATGCTCTCCCACAGCAGGAGCAGTGGTATACCAGTACCCAGGGTCACTAACAGTGGCAGAGGGTACCAATGTGACGTTTCACTGTGACATCAGTGAAATGGGAGGGGAATGCTCTTATATCGTATGGGTGCAAGTGGGACCTATGAGAAAGCTCACACTCTGGCCTCAAAAAACCTACAGTGTCCACACCAACACGGCCTGCCTCCTGAACATCATCAATGCCAACAGGACAAGTGTGGGCATCTTCTACTGTGCCCTGCTTAATGGTGCCATGCTGAACATGGGCAATGGGAGTGTGCTGGAAGTCTCTGGTAAGATCAGATGCTTCTCCATGGTTTATATTAGCGTTCATATTTTCTAGTCTTGGGAGCTATACATTTGGTAGTTATGCCATGTCATGTAATGTCCTCTGTCTTTCAGACCCTATCACCTCAGAAGCTACTCTGGAGGTCCTGGTGCCTGTGGACTGGCAGGAGGCCCCCTCATCCCCAGTCCCACTTCTGTGCCTGGTGTCTGGACTGGATCCCAGTCAGGCCAGGGTGTActgggaggtggaggggaaggtTCAGTCCTCAGAGCGTTTACCTGAGGTTCAGTCAGAGAAGCCAGCCACTGTCAGAGTCCAGCTCTCTGTACCTGGCCATACCTGGGCTGAAGGTGAAGAGATCACCTGTGTTATGGAGAGCACCAGTGGGGTGAAGATGAACAAGACAGTCAGCAGGATGGGTAAGCGAGATCGCCCCAGGGCTATGGGTTGCATTTGTTTGGAATGTCTCTCTGTATAAGTTTAAAATTATGTAGAACTCTTATGTGTCAAAATAAATGGTGTATTTTTAGGAATGGAGAGGTCCAGACAGGGAATGTTTCTGGCCATCTCTTTGGGCGGCATGTGTATCCTTCTTTCTATTGTGGTGATTGTCATCACCTTGTATGTCTGCAGACTGAAACACGACCCTCGTGAGTACTGTTTGATTAGTTATTCATGATTGATGACTTTTCTACATCTATAGCAGCAGTATATTATATAGGCTATGAATAGTATCTTTAACATATTGTATCATAATATTTCCAAAGGAAAGACAAGATTTCAAGCCTATGAGCACAACCAGGACGGAGCACAGGTAAAATaacttttttaaataaatgtttgtGTATTATACTATTCTTAGTATTATTTTTGTGAGATTTTACTATTACTACCTTTTCTACTCTTACAGtttgtaatgatgatgatgatggtgttttcTTGTCATTCAGGGTCTGACTGAAGTGCAATATGCCAGTTTAAAGTTTGGAGCTGGTCGTGGGAGACCCTTAACTACAGCCGCAGCTAAAAACAGACAATATAAGTAGGCTAAAGCTGCCCTAGTAAGACCTTACATGTGAATTACATTTTCTACAAAAACATAAAAGAAGTGCTTATTCATTCAGGGTCATCGGTTTGTCAAAATGCTCCTGTGCTTTCTTGCTTATGTTTTCTGACCTACTTATTTGAGTCAATGATGTAAGGATTTTTGCCTTTAGAATTAGGAACTTATTTAGTCAGATTGTGTTGTCATTTTACAAGCTTTGTGATTAAAAATCATTTGTCTTGTTGAAATAATAGCCAAATGTAAATTCCATTTAAGACAAGTTTAATTTATGGAGTGAACTAATTTCTCTAGTCATATGCTGATGAGATTTTTGTGATAATAGTCAGCAATAAAAATGAGTCACAGATGGAATCTTTTTCATCTCCAACATAAATAGCACATCCTGTTTGTTTCACATAATGCTCAGCATGTTCAACAGCACAGCTCCATTTGATGGTAAGCATTTTTGTCCAAATGCTCTGCCTCTATGTATTTCAAAATATCTCACAAGTTAGGTGCGTTCTATAAATCTTTCATCTCTGTGATGTTGCAACATAAACCCACAGATTTACAtcattttagcagacactcttacccaAACACAGATGGTGTTTGACCTTAAGCTATTTGAAAGTGGAAATAATTTATGTattatctatttatttatttaacctttatttaactaggcaagtcagttaagaacaaattcttatttacgattacagcctaggaacagtgggataattgccttgatcaggggcagaaggacagatttctaccttgtcagcttggggatttgatctagcaacctttcggttactggcccgacgctctaaccactaagctgcCTGCCGCCCCAATCTATACAGTATTCATATTCTGTATTATTAGTTTATGGTTCCCATACACACTGGCTGTAAATCAATCATTTTATTGTAGGCTGTGCCAGTTTCCTTCACTTGACACATTGTTATGTTGCAGACACTGTCCACCAGAAGGTAGTAAAGAGGTGTAACTTAGTTTCTGTTTAAATGCTCCCTGAGTAAGCAGAGACCATTCAACCCTCGAGGTGCCATAGCAGTCCATAAACCAGAAACCTGGACATTTTGACTGCCATTGTAAAACATTGGAGTTTTAGAAACTGACCAGTATATAGACTGCTCTAAAATACTTTATCTAAGTCCCCCTTTTCTCTTCAAAAGATCAACCAGCTGCTTTCATATGAGACTTTCTTAAAGTAATTAATGTCAGATTGAGGGGTATGCAGTTGTGCTATCTATAAAATAAGTGTTGACACTGAGCATATATGTAGACTGTTTGATAATCAGTGCATAGGATCATGGGAGGAAAATTGAGGGGAATTGGGGAGAGGGGTTAACATTTCTCAATGTGTGCAGGGACTAGATGTGGAACCATtgtaaggaaggaaggaatggtgATTTTTGGCTCCTGCCCCCTTCCCCCCGTCTTGATAGGAATGCGTGAACTCCTTTCCTCCTGCTCAGTTTGATGATGTCATGGCTTGTGCATGTCCCTTTGGCACGGGCTCTGCCAGCTGCTGCTTGTTGCAAAACAGACACAGCATTATTTCCATGTTTAAGAGCTCCGTCGGGGTGGGTTAAAACATTGCCTTTAGGTGGATCATTCTTCCCTGTCTTCTCCTTCTATCGATGCTTACATTGTAGGTAGACCTGTTGACATTAATCTTTAGTGAGTGAAAGAAAGTAAAAGAGAAGCATTTGATATAGATTATACAGTAGTTTCATTCATATTTTATATTCTGCCCTATGGATAGACAGTTGAGTTCAAAGTTCTTGTTATAGTACCCTTGCGTGAGTTTTTCATTTTCCACAGATATCAAAAGTACAAAAGCCTCCTTAACTGTTAAAGTGAAATATTCCAGCATTAATCTTCCTCAAACACATATTAAAAAGCCATGTATTGGTTTAGAAGAAAAAATAAACTATCCTTattcagaacatctgctaaatcTATTCTGACATAGACACTGGAAACATTTTCCAGGTCAAAGTCCTGCTCCAAATATTTGGAAAAGACAGTCGGGAGAGTTTACCACAGTTTGTTGGACCAATTTGACCACTGTTTCTAGAATAATTACAACATTCTGATAAATATTGCACCACAAAAACATAGGGGGAGCACATATGTTGAATTATATTTCTAATGGCAAATGTTGTTCAAAGTTCCATTGTAATAGATAGAATATTGTTAATCCTACATAATTTTGATATCAAAGGATATCTATCAATGGGCCCGGGTGGCTA of Oncorhynchus gorbuscha isolate QuinsamMale2020 ecotype Even-year linkage group LG15, OgorEven_v1.0, whole genome shotgun sequence contains these proteins:
- the LOC123996917 gene encoding uncharacterized protein PB18E9.04c-like isoform X1; this translates as MEKRPIKFGIILTLAVSALLFFADVVPVSRLRRATPSSSDKTTPATLSAYYLCVRITNQIYTESLNNQSSKEYKQLRKQVEQMMDDVHSSLPESDKYMGVFDIIFSNGSVIANSTLMFGTTFMNIPTLAKGLLSIHIQSNKSKTLDLDLAYTEGQLPIKATLPLVARTTATVTSSPPSTTNTPAATTTTVALVSAASRSGRVGDGTASTAMISSGNITSLATINITSSHTLTTTTTSPDQNSTISSITTHIPEEHNTRISNITTHIPEEHNTRISNITTHIPEEHNTRISNITTHIPEEHNTRISNITTHIPEEHNSTISSITTHIPEEHNTRISNITTHIPEEHNTRISNITTHIPEEHNTRISNITTHIPEEHNTRISNITTHIPEEHNTRISNITTHIPEEHNSTISSITTHIPEEHNTRISNITTHIPEEHNSTISSITTHIPEDHITTISNITTHIPEDHITTISNITTHIPEDQNTTISNITIPSPGDPNITISNVSTHIPGDHNNTISNTTTPITAKNPPQTSSTTVFRKTSPSTTASGQSNPPVAPTERATSRHQAATGQTTSHKNTENTEATHKTTENAAAVVAGGGEGVPGCGIALLVLAVLTLLILLILLILLIVWLCCRQRYGSFCPYNQINHGADVQMYSTHSRFDVPNGKPNDEMRGPSKNRTEMHVVNEY
- the LOC123996917 gene encoding uncharacterized protein PB18E9.04c-like isoform X2, with the translated sequence MMDDVHSSLPESDKYMGVFDIIFSNGSVIANSTLMFGTTFMNIPTLAKGLLSIHIQSNKSKTLDLDLAYTEGQLPIKATLPLVARTTATVTSSPPSTTNTPAATTTTVALVSAASRSGRVGDGTASTAMISSGNITSLATINITSSHTLTTTTTSPDQNSTISSITTHIPEEHNTRISNITTHIPEEHNTRISNITTHIPEEHNTRISNITTHIPEEHNTRISNITTHIPEEHNSTISSITTHIPEEHNTRISNITTHIPEEHNTRISNITTHIPEEHNTRISNITTHIPEEHNTRISNITTHIPEEHNTRISNITTHIPEEHNSTISSITTHIPEEHNTRISNITTHIPEEHNSTISSITTHIPEDHITTISNITTHIPEDHITTISNITTHIPEDQNTTISNITIPSPGDPNITISNVSTHIPGDHNNTISNTTTPITAKNPPQTSSTTVFRKTSPSTTASGQSNPPVAPTERATSRHQAATGQTTSHKNTENTEATHKTTENAAAVVAGGGEGVPGCGIALLVLAVLTLLILLILLILLIVWLCCRQRYGSFCPYNQINHGADVQMYSTHSRFDVPNGKPNDEMRGPSKNRTEMHVVNEY
- the LOC123996918 gene encoding uncharacterized protein LOC123996918 isoform X2, which produces MCSSWMQVTFLLAHLIVAGAVVYQYPGSLTVAEGTNVTFHCDISEMGGECSYIVWVQVGPMRKLTLWPQKTYSVHTNTACLLNIINANRTSVGIFYCALLNGAMLNMGNGSVLEVSDPITSEATLEVLVPVDWQEAPSSPVPLLCLVSGLDPSQARVYWEVEGKVQSSERLPEVQSEKPATVRVQLSVPGHTWAEGEEITCVMESTSGVKMNKTVSRMGMERSRQGMFLAISLGGMCILLSIVVIVITLYVCRLKHDPRKTRFQAYEHNQDGAQGLTEVQYASLKFGAGRGRPLTTAAAKNRQYK
- the LOC123996918 gene encoding uncharacterized protein LOC123996918 isoform X1 yields the protein MGGECSYIVWVQVGPMRKLTLWPQKTYSVHTNTACLLNIINANRTSVGIFYCALLNGAMLNMGNGSVLEVSDPITSEATLEVLVPVDWQEAPSSPVPLLCLVSGLDPSQARVYWEVEGKVQSSERLPEVQSEKPATVRVQLSVPGHTWAEGEEITCVMESTSGVKMNKTVSRMGMERSRQGMFLAISLGGMCILLSIVVIVITLYVCRLKHDPRKTRFQAYEHNQDGAQGLTEVQYASLKFGAGRGRPLTTAAAKNRQYK